The following coding sequences are from one Maniola hyperantus chromosome 7, iAphHyp1.2, whole genome shotgun sequence window:
- the Psi gene encoding far upstream element-binding protein 1 isoform X2 has translation MSDYSSMATLQNNSQPAGFAAALQRARLVAARIEGVGSKRPLEEGPEPSAKKLAPIENSYLPQQQQQQQQQQAMSASAAAAAAAAAAAAAAARIANSAPTPPAGPPNMNMPDQAINEYIRVPDKMVGLIIGRGGEQITRLQAESGCKIQMAPDSGGQPDRLCTLTGSREAIARAKYSAGPSQRRMEQDSEMSPFGDLVNQIVNHRGRENAPQHMDNPMGGGGGGGGGGGGGGGGGGGGGGGGMPPMNRGGGGGGGGGNMTEEIMLPGPKVGLIIGKNGKTIKQLQEQSGAKMVVIQDGPNTEYEKPLRISGDASKVEHAKQLVYELLADKEMQQGGGGQRQYDDGYQQDQGNGLATNSTEVREQNVLVPKVAVGIVIGRGGDMIKKIQAETGCRVQFHQERDDGPGDKRCYLQGKPHQVDQARQMIEDLIASVNLAIRSGRGRGPQQRNGSGGGDRDFQQWPEQGQEVRVTFTVTNVKCGLIIGRGGEVIKQINAQSGAHCELDRRAQNNDRNNRTFYIRGHPDAVEHCKRIIMEKVGMPVNFIPDNGNGGGGGGGGGGGGGGGGGGNGNGGGNGGGDYYGAAPAPGPPAWGYNPHWHHQQQPQPQQQVQINPATGQPDYSQQWIDYYRSLGLMREAEAVEQQSKQQQQGGGGPSSGGGGGAPPAPAQAASPAPAADYSAQWAEYYRSIGKVKEAEAIEAQIKLKQQSQQPSNVPQQPTPQATPPNPTPPSSSANSGVVPQYGQYYPPVYPGYPYPYPGVPPAPEHAQHQHQ, from the exons ATGAGTGATTATTCTTCTATGGCTACGCTTCAAAATAATAGCCAACCGGCGGGATTTGCGGCTGCTTTACAACGTGCTAGATTG GTTGCCGCCAGAATTGAAGGTGTTGGTAGTAAGAGACCATTGGAAGAAGGACCTGAACCAAGTGCAAAGAAATTAGCCCCAATTGAAAACTCATATCTTcctcaacaacaacaacagcaaCAGCAACAACAAGCAATGag TGcctcagcagcagcagcagcggcggcggcggcagcggcagcggcggcggcgcgtaTCGCGAACTCGGCGCCCACACCCCCCGCGGGCCCGCCCAACATGAACATGCCTGACCAGGCTATCAATGAATACATTAGAGTACCCGACAAGATGGTTGGACTCA TAATCGGTCGCGGCGGCGAGCAAATCACGCGTTTGCAAGCGGAGTCAGGGTGCAAGATCCAGATGGCGCCAGACTCGGGAGGCCAGCCAGATCGCCTGTGCACCCTCACTGGCTCGAGGGAGGCTATCGCGAGGGCTAA ATACAGCGCCGGCCCAAGCCAAAGGCGGATGGAGCAAGACTCAGAAATGTCGCCATTCGG GGACTTAGTTAACCAGATTGTTAATCACCGTGGTCGTGAGAACGCGCCTCAGCATATGGACAACCCAATGGGTGggggtggcggcggcggcggcggcggcggcggcggcggcggtggtggtggtggcggcggcggcggtggtaTGCCACCGATGAACAGAGGCGGTGGTGGTGGCGGCGGCGGTGGTAATATGACG GAAGAGATAATGTTGCCGGGCCCTAAAGTGGGTCTGATCATTGGCAAGAATGGTAAAACCATCAAGCAACTACAAGAGCAGTCGGGAGCCAAGATGGTCGTCATCCAAGACGGCCCTAACACTGAATAT GAGAAGCCGCTTCGTATATCAGGCGACGCGTCCAAAGTGGAGCACGCAAAGCAACTGGTGTACGAACTGTTGGCGGACAAGGAGATGCAGCAGGGGGGAGGCGGCCAGAGGCAGTACGACGACGGCTACCAGCAGGACCAGGGCAACGGCCTCGCTACTAACTCCACTGAGGTGAGGGAACAAAAT GTACTGGTCCCAAAAGTAGCAGTGGGGATAGTGATTGGCAGGGGCGGAGACATGATCAAGAAAATCCAAGCAGAGACGGGCTGCCGAGTGCAGTTCCACCAGGAAAGGGATGACGGACCTGGGGATAAGAG GTGTTATTTACAAGGCAAGCCGCATCAAGTGGATCAAGCTAGACAGATGATAGAAGATTTAATCGCCAGTGTCAAT CTGGCGATCCGTTCGGGTCGAGGCCGCGGTCCGCAACAGCGCAACGGCTCCGGCGGAGGGGACAGGGACTTCCAGCAGTGGCCAGAACAGGGCCAAGAAGTACGAGTCACCTTCACCGTCACCAATGTCAAGTGTGGACTCATCATTGGCAGAG GGGGCGAAGTAATCAAGCAGATTAACGCTCAATCGGGCGCGCACTGCGAGCTAGACCGCCGTGCGCAGAACAACGACCGGAACAACCGCACGTTCTATATACGCGGCCATCCTGACGCCGTGGAGCATTGCAAACGGATCATCATGGAGAAAGTTGGCATG CCGGTGAACTTCATCCCGGACAACGGTAAcggcggtggcggcggcggcggcggcggtggtggtggtggtggtggtggcggCGGCAACGGCAATGGCGGCGGCAACGGTGGCGGTGACTACTACGGCGCCGCGCCCGCCCCCGGGCCCCCAGCCTGGGGGTACAACCCGCATTGGCATCACCAACAACAGCCTCAGCCGCAG CAACAAGTGCAGATAAACCCGGCGACAGGCCAGCCTGACTACTCGCAGCAGTGGATCGACTACTACCGCTCGCTGGGACTCATGCGCGAGGCCGAGGCCGTGGAGCAACAATCCAAGCAGCAGCAACAAG GGGGAGGTGGCCCCAGCAGCGGTGGCGGTGGaggcgcgccgcccgcgcccgcgcagGCCGCGtcgcccgcgcccgccgccgacTACAGCGCGCAGTGGGCCGAGTACTACCGCAGCATCGGCAAGGTCAAGGAGGCGGAGGCCATCGAGGCGCAGATCAAACTCAAG CAGCAGTCGCAGCAGCCGTCGAACGTGCCGCAACAGCCGACGCCACAGGCGACGCCGCCCAACCCTACCCCGCCGTCGTCCTCCGCCAACAGCGGGGTAGTGCCGCAGTACGGCCAGTACTACCCGCCCGTGTACCCCGGCTACCCCTACCCTTACCCCGGCGTGCCGCCTGCGCCTGAGCACGCGCAGCATCAACATCAATAA
- the Psi gene encoding far upstream element-binding protein 1 isoform X4 gives MSDYSSMATLQNNSQPAGFAAALQRARLVAARIEGVGSKRPLEEGPEPSAKKLAPIENSYLPQQQQQQQQQQAMSASAAAAAAAAAAAAAAARIANSAPTPPAGPPNMNMPDQAINEYIRVPDKMVGLIIGRGGEQITRLQAESGCKIQMAPDSGGQPDRLCTLTGSREAIARAKDLVNQIVNHRGRENAPQHMDNPMGGGGGGGGGGGGGGGGGGGGGGGGMPPMNRGGGGGGGGGNMTEEIMLPGPKVGLIIGKNGKTIKQLQEQSGAKMVVIQDGPNTEYEKPLRISGDASKVEHAKQLVYELLADKEMQQGGGGQRQYDDGYQQDQGNGLATNSTEVREQNVLVPKVAVGIVIGRGGDMIKKIQAETGCRVQFHQERDDGPGDKRCYLQGKPHQVDQARQMIEDLIASVNLAIRSGRGRGPQQRNGSGGGDRDFQQWPEQGQEVRVTFTVTNVKCGLIIGRGGEVIKQINAQSGAHCELDRRAQNNDRNNRTFYIRGHPDAVEHCKRIIMEKVGMPVNFIPDNGNGGGGGGGGGGGGGGGGGGNGNGGGNGGGDYYGAAPAPGPPAWGYNPHWHHQQQPQPQQQVQINPATGQPDYSQQWIDYYRSLGLMREAEAVEQQSKQQQQGGGGPSSGGGGGAPPAPAQAASPAPAADYSAQWAEYYRSIGKVKEAEAIEAQIKLKQQQSQQPSNVPQQPTPQATPPNPTPPSSSANSGVVPQYGQYYPPVYPGYPYPYPGVPPAPEHAQHQHQ, from the exons ATGAGTGATTATTCTTCTATGGCTACGCTTCAAAATAATAGCCAACCGGCGGGATTTGCGGCTGCTTTACAACGTGCTAGATTG GTTGCCGCCAGAATTGAAGGTGTTGGTAGTAAGAGACCATTGGAAGAAGGACCTGAACCAAGTGCAAAGAAATTAGCCCCAATTGAAAACTCATATCTTcctcaacaacaacaacagcaaCAGCAACAACAAGCAATGag TGcctcagcagcagcagcagcggcggcggcggcagcggcagcggcggcggcgcgtaTCGCGAACTCGGCGCCCACACCCCCCGCGGGCCCGCCCAACATGAACATGCCTGACCAGGCTATCAATGAATACATTAGAGTACCCGACAAGATGGTTGGACTCA TAATCGGTCGCGGCGGCGAGCAAATCACGCGTTTGCAAGCGGAGTCAGGGTGCAAGATCCAGATGGCGCCAGACTCGGGAGGCCAGCCAGATCGCCTGTGCACCCTCACTGGCTCGAGGGAGGCTATCGCGAGGGCTAA GGACTTAGTTAACCAGATTGTTAATCACCGTGGTCGTGAGAACGCGCCTCAGCATATGGACAACCCAATGGGTGggggtggcggcggcggcggcggcggcggcggcggcggcggtggtggtggtggcggcggcggcggtggtaTGCCACCGATGAACAGAGGCGGTGGTGGTGGCGGCGGCGGTGGTAATATGACG GAAGAGATAATGTTGCCGGGCCCTAAAGTGGGTCTGATCATTGGCAAGAATGGTAAAACCATCAAGCAACTACAAGAGCAGTCGGGAGCCAAGATGGTCGTCATCCAAGACGGCCCTAACACTGAATAT GAGAAGCCGCTTCGTATATCAGGCGACGCGTCCAAAGTGGAGCACGCAAAGCAACTGGTGTACGAACTGTTGGCGGACAAGGAGATGCAGCAGGGGGGAGGCGGCCAGAGGCAGTACGACGACGGCTACCAGCAGGACCAGGGCAACGGCCTCGCTACTAACTCCACTGAGGTGAGGGAACAAAAT GTACTGGTCCCAAAAGTAGCAGTGGGGATAGTGATTGGCAGGGGCGGAGACATGATCAAGAAAATCCAAGCAGAGACGGGCTGCCGAGTGCAGTTCCACCAGGAAAGGGATGACGGACCTGGGGATAAGAG GTGTTATTTACAAGGCAAGCCGCATCAAGTGGATCAAGCTAGACAGATGATAGAAGATTTAATCGCCAGTGTCAAT CTGGCGATCCGTTCGGGTCGAGGCCGCGGTCCGCAACAGCGCAACGGCTCCGGCGGAGGGGACAGGGACTTCCAGCAGTGGCCAGAACAGGGCCAAGAAGTACGAGTCACCTTCACCGTCACCAATGTCAAGTGTGGACTCATCATTGGCAGAG GGGGCGAAGTAATCAAGCAGATTAACGCTCAATCGGGCGCGCACTGCGAGCTAGACCGCCGTGCGCAGAACAACGACCGGAACAACCGCACGTTCTATATACGCGGCCATCCTGACGCCGTGGAGCATTGCAAACGGATCATCATGGAGAAAGTTGGCATG CCGGTGAACTTCATCCCGGACAACGGTAAcggcggtggcggcggcggcggcggcggtggtggtggtggtggtggtggcggCGGCAACGGCAATGGCGGCGGCAACGGTGGCGGTGACTACTACGGCGCCGCGCCCGCCCCCGGGCCCCCAGCCTGGGGGTACAACCCGCATTGGCATCACCAACAACAGCCTCAGCCGCAG CAACAAGTGCAGATAAACCCGGCGACAGGCCAGCCTGACTACTCGCAGCAGTGGATCGACTACTACCGCTCGCTGGGACTCATGCGCGAGGCCGAGGCCGTGGAGCAACAATCCAAGCAGCAGCAACAAG GGGGAGGTGGCCCCAGCAGCGGTGGCGGTGGaggcgcgccgcccgcgcccgcgcagGCCGCGtcgcccgcgcccgccgccgacTACAGCGCGCAGTGGGCCGAGTACTACCGCAGCATCGGCAAGGTCAAGGAGGCGGAGGCCATCGAGGCGCAGATCAAACTCAAG CAGCAGCAGTCGCAGCAGCCGTCGAACGTGCCGCAACAGCCGACGCCACAGGCGACGCCGCCCAACCCTACCCCGCCGTCGTCCTCCGCCAACAGCGGGGTAGTGCCGCAGTACGGCCAGTACTACCCGCCCGTGTACCCCGGCTACCCCTACCCTTACCCCGGCGTGCCGCCTGCGCCTGAGCACGCGCAGCATCAACATCAATAA